One Rhea pennata isolate bPtePen1 chromosome 3, bPtePen1.pri, whole genome shotgun sequence DNA segment encodes these proteins:
- the IYD gene encoding iodotyrosine deiodinase 1 codes for MAFFSSLTPVFIAIICVLIGVILKKKNGEREKHETKSKPLPRPWVDEDLKDGTDHQLEEEEVDEEWQGFDENTAHVPFSAERYSEAEMIERSQEFYRLLNKRRSVRFLSDEPVPREVIDNVIRTAGTSPSGAHTEPWTFVVVQDPNLKHKIREIVEEEEEINYKKRMGDRWVNDLKRLRTNWIKEYLDTAPYLILIFKQVYGKLPNGKKKTHYYNEISVSIACGILLAALQNAGLYTVTTTPLNCGPHLRVLLQRPANEKLLLLLPVGYPKKDATVPALTRKPLEDIMVIM; via the exons ATGgcattcttttcttccctgacCCCAGTCTTCATAGCCATTATATGTGTTTTGATTGGGGTAATACTGAAGAAGaagaatggagagagagaaaaacatgagACTAAGAGCAAGCCTCTACCTCGCCCATGGGTTGATGAAGACTTAAAAGATGGTACTGACCACCAATTAGAGGAAGAAG agGTTGATGAAGAGTGGCAAGGATTTGATGAAAATACTGCCCATGTCCCCTTCTCTGCTGAGCGCTACTCTGAGGCTGAAATGATTGAAAGGTCACAAGAGTTTTACAGACTTCTTAATAAGAGGCGGTCTGTCAGGTTTCTCAGTGATGAGCCAGTCCCCAGGGAGGTTATCGATAATGTCATCAGAACAGCAG GTACTTCACCCAGCGGAGCACACACTGAACCTTGGACCTTTGTGGTAGTGCAAGATccaaatttaaaacataaaattcgGGAGAttgtagaagaagaagaagaaataaactacaaaaaaagGATGGGAGATAGATGGGTTAATGACCTGAAAAGACTGAG AACAAACTGGATCAAAGAGTATCTGGATACTGCTCCTTATCTGATCCTCATTTTCAAGCAGGTATATGGGAAACTTCCAAATGGCAAAAAGAAGACCCATTACTATAACGAAATCAGTGTTTCTATTGCCTGTGGTATCTTGCTTGCTGCACTGCAG AACGCAGGCCTATACACAGTGACCACCACACCATTGAACTGTGGCCCTCACCTGCGGGTGCTGCTCCAGCGCCCAGCAAATGAGAAGCTACTCTTACTGCTCCCTGTTGGCTATCCCAAGAAAGATGCCACTGTGCCTGCACTAACCCGAAAGCCACTGGAAGACATCATGGTGATCATGTAA